In Oncorhynchus nerka isolate Pitt River linkage group LG26, Oner_Uvic_2.0, whole genome shotgun sequence, one DNA window encodes the following:
- the LOC135564695 gene encoding LOW QUALITY PROTEIN: small G protein signaling modulator 3-like (The sequence of the model RefSeq protein was modified relative to this genomic sequence to represent the inferred CDS: deleted 1 base in 1 codon), which produces MSGGYTPAPGGPFSALTSSMWPQDILAKYYQKDPTEEAELQYDEFGFRLDSDDGVEPEPRPEPQREDPQQRLRWQAHLEFTHNHTVGDLTWDLISPTLPHSERLREALVGGIKHSMRPQLWMRLSGALQKKRTTEISYKEIKNSTNDETTAAKQVLDAEIEKDLLPRTMPSNACLKCSLQSVGVPRLRRVLRGLAWLYPDIGYCQGTGMVVSCLLLFLEEEDVLWMMCALIEDLLPPSYFSSTLLGVQTDQRVLRQLIVQYLPSLDRLLQEHDIELSLITLHWFLTSFASVVDIRILLRIWDLLFYQGSVVLFQVTLGMLKIKEVDLLLSPLQEEELVSSENSASIFNTLSDLPSQLGDGAAVLGEAMRLAGALSQDTLEAQRNKHLAYILNEQAQLNTNNSHTLNNNLNKVVRRQSLRRKSTLSSLLWGEDEAEALKSKNIKQTELVAALREAITRTAEHFHCLDPRHTSTDLTPDYSMESHQRDHENFLVVSRNRRRRAKALLDFERHDDDELGFRKNDIITIFSQKDEHCWVGELNGLRGWFPAKFVEILDERSKEYSLAGDDSVTEAVTDLVRGTLCPALKAIFQHGLKKPSILGGPCHPWLFIEEAASREVERDFNSVYSRLVLCKTYRLDEDGKVLTPEELLYRAVQSVNMSHDSAHAQMDVKFRSLLCVGLNEQVLHLWLEVLCSSMPAVEKWYQPWSFLRSPGWVQIKCELRVLSKFAFSLSQDCELPAKKEEKDQRPLKEGVQDMLVKHHLFSWDIDG; this is translated from the exons ATGTCAG GTGGTTACACTCCAGCCCCTGGAGGCCCCTTCTCAGCCCTGACCTCCAGTATGTGGCCCCAGGACATCCTGGCCAAGTACTATCAG AAGGACCCAACAGAGGAGGCAGAACTGCAGTATGATGAGTTTGGCTTCAGGCTGGACAGTGATG aTGGAGTAGAGCCAGAGCCGAGGCCAGAGCCCCAGAGAGAGGACCCCCAGCAGAGGCTGCGCTGGCAGGCCCACCTGGAGTTCACCCACAACCACACCGTAGGAGACCTGACCTGGGACCTCATCTCCCCA ACCCTGCCCCACTCTGAACGCCTCCGGGAAGCCCTGGT AGGGGGCATAAAACACAGCATGAGACCACAG TTGTGGATGCGTCTGTCTGGAGCTCTGCAGAAGAAAAGGACTACAGAGATCTCCTACAAAGAGATCAAGAACAGCACCAACGACGAGACCACTGCTGCCAAACAGGTACTGGATGCTGAG aTAGAGAAGGACCTGTTGCCAAGGACCATGCCCTCCAACGCGTGTTTAAAATGCAGCCTGCAGAGTGTGGGTGTTCCCAGGCTGAGGCGGGTACTGCGGGGCCTGGCATGGCTCTACCCAGACATCGGCTACTGCCAGGGCACAGGCATG GTGGTGTCATGTCTGTTGCTGTtcctggaggaggaggacgtgCTGTGGATGATGTGTGCCCTGATCGAGGACCTGCTGCCACCCTCCTACTTCTCCTCCACCCTGCTGGGggtccagacagaccagagggtCCTCAGACAGCTCATAGTCCAGTATCTACCAAGCCTGGACAGGCTTCTGCAGGAGCACGACAtcg agTTGTCTCTGATCACGCTGCACTGGTTCCTGACATCGTTTGCCAGTGTGGTGGACATCCGCATCCTGCTGAGGATCTGGGACCTTCTGTTCTACCAGGGCTCTGTGGTCCTCTTCCAGGTCACACTGGGCATGCTCAAGATCAAG GAGGTtgaccttctcctctctcccctacaggaGGAGGAGCTGGTGTCCTCTGAGAACTCTGCGTCCATCTTCAACACGCTGTCCGATCTGCCCAGCCAGCTGGGTGACGGGGCTGCTGTACTGGGGGAGGCCATGAGGCTGGCGGGGGCGCTGTCCCAGGACACACTGGAGGCCCAGAGGAACAAACACCTGGCTTACATCCTCAATGAGCAGGCCCAGCTCAACACAAACAACTCCCACACACTCAACAACAACCTCAATAAA GTTGTGAGGAGACAGTCGCTACGTAGGAAGTCCACTCTGAGCTCTCTGTTGTGGGGTGAGGACGAGGCGGAGGCTCTCAAGTCTAAGAACATCAAGCAGACAGAGCTGGTAGCAGCGCTCCGAGAGGCCATCACCCGCACCGCTGAACACTTCCACTGTCTGGACCCCCGACACACAAGCACT gacCTGACTCCAGACTACTCCATGGAGAGCCACCAGAGAGACCACGAGAACTTCCTGGTTGTGTCTCGTAACCGACGGAGACGGGCCAAAGCCCTGTTGGACTTTGAGCGCCATGACGACGACGAACTGGGCTTCAGGAAGAACGACATCATCACA atTTTTTCCCAGAAAGATGAGCACTGTTGGGTGGGAGAGCTCAACGGGCTGAGAG GTTGGTTTCCAGCCAAGTTCGTAGAAATCCTCGATGAGCGGAGCAAAGAG TACTCTCTGGCGGGTGATGACTCGGTGACTGAGGCGGTGACAGACCTGGTTAGAGGGACGTTGTGTCCTGCCCTGAAGGCCATCTTCCAACACGGTTTGAAGAAACCCTCCATACTGGGAGGACCCTGCCACCCCTGGCTCTTCATAGAGGAG GCAGccagtagagaggtggagagggacttTAACTCGGTCTACTCCAGACTGGTGCTGTGTAAGACCTACAG aTTAGATGAGGATGGCAAGGTTCTCACACCGGAGGAGCTGCTCTATAGA GCGGTGCAGTCTGTAAATATGAGCCACGACTCTGCACACGCTCAGATGGACGTCAAGTTCCGCTCGCTCCTCTGCGTGGGCCTCAA TGAGCAGGTGTTACACCTGTGGTTGGAGGTGTTGTGTTCCAGTATGCCTGCAGTGGAGAAGTGGTACCAGCCCTGGTCCTTCCTACGCAGCCCAGGATGGGTCCAGATCAAGTGTGAGCTCAG